One genomic segment of Pseudomonas sp. RU47 includes these proteins:
- the sdhA gene encoding succinate dehydrogenase flavoprotein subunit — MANIPTISFDAIIIGGGGAGMRAALQLAQGGHKTAVITKVFPTRSHTVSAQGGITCAIASADPNDDWRWHMYDTVKGSDYIGDQDAIEYMCQEGPAAVFELDHMGLPFSRTEQGRIYQRPFGGQSKDYGKGGQAARTCAASDRTGHALLHTLYQGNLKAGTTFLNEYYAVDLVKNQEGEFVGVIAICIETGETTYIRAKATVLATGGAGRIYASTTNALINTGDGVGMALRAGVPVQDIEMWQFHPTGIAGAGVLVTEGCRGEGGYLINKHGERFMERYAPNAKDLAGRDVVARSMVKEIIAGNGCGPNGDHVMLKLDHLGEEVLHSRLPGICELSKTFAHVDPVVAPVPVVPTCHYMMGGVATNIHGQAITQNAEGVDQIIPGLFAVGEVACVSVHGANRLGGNSLLDLVVFGRAAGLHLEKALTDGIEYDDATEADIEAALSRLNALNNRTDGEDVATLRRELQSCMQNYFGVFRTGEYMQKGIAQLADLRTRIANVKINDKSQAFNTARIEALELQNLLEVAEATAIAAEVRKESRGAHAREDFEDRDDENWLCHTLYFPGDKRVTKRAVNFSPKTVPTFEPKVRTY, encoded by the coding sequence ATGGCTAACATTCCAACGATTTCTTTCGACGCCATCATTATTGGTGGTGGCGGTGCCGGCATGCGCGCTGCGCTGCAACTGGCACAGGGCGGTCACAAGACTGCCGTGATCACCAAGGTTTTCCCGACCCGTTCGCACACCGTATCCGCCCAAGGCGGCATCACGTGCGCAATCGCGTCCGCTGACCCGAACGATGACTGGCGCTGGCACATGTACGATACCGTCAAGGGTTCCGACTACATCGGTGACCAGGACGCTATCGAATACATGTGTCAGGAAGGCCCGGCCGCTGTTTTCGAGCTGGATCACATGGGTCTGCCGTTCTCGCGTACCGAGCAGGGCCGTATCTACCAGCGTCCGTTCGGTGGTCAGTCCAAGGATTACGGTAAAGGCGGTCAGGCTGCACGTACTTGCGCCGCTTCCGACCGTACCGGTCACGCACTGCTGCACACCCTTTATCAGGGCAACCTGAAAGCCGGTACCACGTTCCTGAACGAGTACTACGCTGTCGACCTGGTGAAAAACCAGGAAGGTGAATTCGTCGGTGTGATCGCTATCTGCATCGAAACCGGCGAAACCACCTACATTCGCGCCAAGGCCACCGTACTGGCTACCGGCGGTGCAGGTCGTATCTACGCTTCCACCACCAACGCCCTGATCAACACCGGTGACGGCGTCGGCATGGCTCTGCGTGCTGGCGTGCCGGTACAAGACATCGAAATGTGGCAATTCCACCCGACCGGCATCGCCGGCGCCGGTGTACTGGTTACAGAAGGTTGCCGTGGTGAAGGTGGTTACCTGATCAACAAGCACGGCGAGCGTTTCATGGAGCGTTATGCTCCGAACGCCAAAGACCTTGCCGGTCGTGACGTGGTTGCTCGCTCGATGGTTAAAGAAATCATCGCCGGCAACGGTTGCGGTCCGAATGGCGACCACGTAATGCTCAAACTCGACCACTTGGGCGAGGAAGTGCTGCACAGCCGTCTGCCAGGCATCTGCGAACTGTCGAAGACTTTCGCCCACGTTGACCCGGTTGTTGCGCCGGTTCCGGTTGTTCCGACTTGCCACTATATGATGGGCGGCGTAGCCACCAACATTCATGGTCAGGCGATCACCCAGAACGCCGAAGGCGTGGACCAGATCATCCCAGGTCTGTTCGCAGTAGGTGAAGTGGCTTGCGTATCGGTGCACGGTGCCAACCGTCTGGGCGGCAACTCGCTGCTCGACCTGGTGGTATTCGGTCGCGCTGCTGGTCTGCACCTGGAAAAAGCGCTGACCGACGGCATCGAATACGACGACGCTACCGAAGCCGACATCGAAGCTGCCCTGTCGCGCCTGAACGCACTGAACAACCGTACCGACGGCGAAGACGTTGCTACCCTGCGTCGCGAGCTGCAAAGCTGCATGCAGAACTACTTCGGTGTATTCCGTACCGGCGAATACATGCAGAAAGGTATCGCTCAGCTCGCTGACCTGCGTACCCGCATCGCCAACGTGAAGATCAACGATAAGTCGCAGGCGTTCAACACTGCCCGTATCGAAGCGCTGGAACTGCAAAACCTGCTGGAAGTGGCTGAAGCTACCGCCATCGCTGCCGAAGTACGTAAAGAGTCGCGCGGTGCTCACGCCCGTGAAGACTTCGAAGATCGTGACGACGAAAACTGGCTGTGCCACACCCTGTACTTCCCGGGTGACAAGCGCGTCACCAAGCGTGCCGTGAACTTCTCGCCGAAGACTGTTCCGACTTTCGAACCTAAAGTCCGGACTTATTAA
- a CDS encoding succinate dehydrogenase iron-sulfur subunit yields the protein MLQVSVYRYNPDQDAAPFMQEFQVDTGGKDLMVLDVLALIKEQDEGFSYRRSCREGVCGSDGMNINGKNGLACITPLSAVVKGNKLIVRPLPGLPVIRDLVVDMSIFYKQYEKVKPYLQNDTPAPAIERLQSPEEREKLDGLYECILCACCSTSCPSFWWNPDKFLGPAALLQAYRFLADSRDTKTNERLASLDDPFSVFRCRGIMNCVNVCPKGLNPTKAIGHIRNMLLSSGV from the coding sequence ATGTTGCAAGTCAGTGTTTATCGCTACAACCCTGATCAGGACGCTGCGCCGTTCATGCAGGAATTCCAGGTCGATACCGGTGGTAAAGACCTGATGGTGCTGGACGTGCTGGCCCTGATCAAAGAGCAGGACGAGGGTTTCTCCTATCGTCGCTCTTGCCGTGAAGGCGTCTGCGGCTCCGACGGCATGAACATCAACGGCAAGAACGGTCTGGCGTGCATCACGCCGCTGTCCGCCGTTGTAAAAGGTAACAAGCTGATCGTTCGTCCGCTGCCAGGTTTGCCGGTTATCCGTGACCTGGTTGTCGATATGAGCATCTTCTACAAGCAATACGAGAAGGTGAAGCCTTACCTGCAGAACGACACGCCGGCTCCGGCCATCGAGCGTCTGCAGTCGCCAGAAGAGCGTGAAAAGCTCGACGGTCTGTACGAGTGCATCCTGTGCGCTTGCTGCTCGACCTCTTGCCCGTCCTTCTGGTGGAACCCGGACAAGTTCCTGGGTCCAGCTGCGCTGCTGCAAGCTTATCGCTTCCTGGCAGACAGCCGTGATACCAAGACCAACGAGCGTCTGGCTTCACTCGATGACCCGTTCAGCGTCTTCCGCTGCCGGGGCATCATGAACTGCGTCAACGTATGTCCGAAAGGCCTGAACCCGACTAAGGCCATCGGTCACATCCGTAACATGCTGCTTTCGAGCGGCGTGTGA
- a CDS encoding 2-oxoglutarate dehydrogenase E1 component, which produces MQESVMQRMWNSAYLSGGNAAYVEELYELYLHDPNAVPEEWRTYFQKLPADGNSATDVSHSTIRDHFVLLAKNQRRAQPVSAGSVSSEHEKKQVEVLRLIQAYRMRGHQAAQLDPLGLWQRPAPADLSINHYGLTNADLDTTFRAGDLFIGKEEASLREIHEALQQTYCRTIGAEFTHITDSEQRQWFQQRLESVRGRPTYSADIKSHLLERVTAGEGLEKYLGTKYPGTKRFGLEGGESLIPMLDELIQRSGSYGTKEVVIGMAHRGRLNVLVNTFGKNPRELFDEFEGKKKVELGSGDVKYHQGFSSNVMTAGGEVHLAMAFNPSHLEIVSPVVEGSVRARQDRRNDPTGEKVLPISIHGDAAFAGQGVVMETFQMSQTRGFKTGGTVHIVINNQVGFTISNPLDSRSTEYATDVAKMIQAPILHVNGDDPEAVLFVTQLAIDYRMQFKRDVVIDLVCYRRRGHNEADEPSGTQPLMYQQITKQRTTRELYADRLTQGGVLDAERVQAKVDEYRNALDNGLHVVKSLVKEPNKELFVDWRPYLGHAWTARHDTRFDLKTLQELSAKLLEIPEGFVVQRQVSKIYEDRQKMQAGGLPINWGYAETMAYATLAFEGHPIRMTGQDIGRGTFSHRHAVLHNQKDAGTYIPLQHLYDGQPRFDLYDSFLSEEAVLAFEYGYSTTTPDALVIWEAQFGDFANGAQVVIDQFITSGEHKWGRLCGLTMLLPHGYEGQGPEHSSARLERYLQLCAEHNIQVAVPTTPAQIYHLLRRQVIRPLRKPLIVLTPKSLLRHKLAISTLEDLAEGSFQTVIPEIDTLDPKKVERVVLCSGKVYYDLLEKRRAEGREDIAIVRIEQLYPFPEDDLKEVLAPYTNVKNAVWCQEEPMNQGAWYCSQHHLRRSIGNLDKSLVLEYAGREASAAPACGYASMHAEQQEKLLQDAFTI; this is translated from the coding sequence ATGCAAGAAAGCGTGATGCAGCGCATGTGGAACAGCGCCTACCTTTCAGGTGGAAACGCTGCCTATGTGGAAGAGCTTTATGAGCTCTACCTGCACGACCCTAACGCTGTGCCAGAAGAGTGGCGCACCTACTTTCAGAAGTTGCCTGCCGACGGCAACTCTGCCACTGATGTTTCGCACTCGACAATTCGCGATCATTTCGTGCTGCTGGCAAAGAACCAGCGCCGCGCTCAACCGGTTTCCGCCGGCAGCGTGAGCAGTGAGCACGAGAAGAAGCAAGTTGAAGTGCTGCGATTGATCCAGGCCTACCGTATGCGTGGCCACCAGGCAGCCCAGCTTGACCCGCTGGGGCTGTGGCAGCGTCCTGCACCTGCAGACCTGTCGATCAATCATTACGGCTTGACCAATGCCGATCTTGATACGACCTTCCGTGCCGGCGACCTGTTCATCGGCAAAGAGGAAGCGAGCCTACGCGAAATTCACGAAGCGTTGCAGCAGACATATTGCCGCACCATCGGCGCTGAATTTACGCACATCACCGATTCCGAGCAGCGCCAGTGGTTCCAGCAGCGTCTGGAAAGCGTGCGTGGTCGTCCGACGTACTCCGCCGACATCAAGAGCCACCTGCTTGAGCGCGTGACTGCCGGTGAAGGCCTGGAGAAATACCTGGGCACCAAATACCCGGGCACCAAGCGTTTCGGTCTGGAAGGCGGCGAAAGCCTGATCCCGATGCTCGACGAACTGATCCAGCGTTCCGGTTCCTACGGCACCAAGGAAGTCGTCATCGGCATGGCTCACCGTGGCCGTCTGAACGTACTGGTCAACACCTTCGGCAAGAACCCGCGCGAGCTGTTCGACGAGTTCGAAGGCAAGAAGAAGGTCGAGCTGGGTTCCGGTGACGTTAAATACCACCAGGGCTTCTCGTCCAACGTGATGACCGCCGGCGGTGAAGTTCACCTGGCCATGGCGTTCAACCCGTCCCACCTGGAAATCGTTTCCCCGGTGGTCGAAGGTTCGGTTCGCGCCCGTCAGGATCGTCGTAACGACCCGACCGGTGAGAAGGTTCTGCCGATCTCCATCCACGGTGACGCTGCATTCGCAGGTCAGGGCGTGGTCATGGAAACCTTCCAGATGTCGCAGACCCGCGGTTTCAAAACCGGCGGTACCGTGCACATCGTGATCAACAACCAGGTTGGTTTCACCATCAGCAACCCGCTGGACTCGCGTTCCACCGAGTACGCCACCGACGTTGCGAAGATGATTCAGGCGCCGATCCTCCATGTGAATGGTGATGATCCGGAAGCCGTGTTGTTCGTGACCCAGCTGGCCATCGACTACCGCATGCAGTTCAAGCGTGACGTGGTGATCGACCTGGTCTGCTACCGTCGTCGCGGCCACAACGAGGCCGACGAGCCAAGCGGTACCCAGCCTCTGATGTATCAGCAGATCACCAAGCAGCGCACCACCCGTGAGCTGTACGCTGATCGTCTGACCCAGGGCGGTGTACTCGACGCAGAGCGTGTTCAGGCGAAAGTCGACGAATACCGCAACGCGCTGGACAACGGTCTGCACGTAGTGAAATCGCTGGTCAAAGAGCCGAACAAAGAGCTGTTCGTGGACTGGCGTCCGTATCTGGGCCACGCCTGGACTGCGCGTCACGACACCCGCTTTGATCTGAAGACTCTGCAAGAACTGTCCGCCAAGCTGCTGGAAATTCCGGAAGGCTTCGTGGTTCAGCGTCAGGTTTCGAAGATCTACGAAGACCGTCAGAAGATGCAAGCCGGCGGCCTGCCGATCAACTGGGGTTACGCCGAAACCATGGCGTACGCGACCCTGGCGTTCGAAGGTCACCCGATCCGCATGACCGGTCAGGACATCGGCCGCGGTACGTTCTCGCACCGTCACGCTGTGTTGCACAACCAGAAAGACGCGGGCACCTACATTCCGTTGCAGCACCTGTACGACGGTCAGCCACGCTTTGATCTGTACGACTCGTTCCTGTCGGAAGAAGCGGTACTGGCATTCGAATACGGTTACTCGACCACCACGCCGGATGCGCTGGTGATCTGGGAAGCCCAGTTCGGTGACTTCGCCAACGGTGCACAGGTTGTAATCGACCAGTTCATCACCAGCGGCGAGCACAAGTGGGGCCGTCTCTGCGGTCTGACCATGTTGCTGCCACACGGTTACGAAGGTCAGGGCCCTGAGCACAGCTCGGCACGTCTTGAGCGTTACCTGCAACTGTGCGCCGAGCACAACATTCAGGTCGCCGTACCGACCACGCCAGCACAGATCTACCACTTGCTGCGTCGTCAGGTGATTCGTCCGCTGCGCAAGCCGCTGATCGTGCTGACGCCGAAGTCGCTGCTGCGCCACAAACTGGCCATCTCGACCCTGGAAGATCTGGCCGAAGGTTCGTTCCAGACCGTGATCCCGGAAATCGATACTCTGGACCCGAAAAAGGTCGAGCGTGTTGTTCTGTGTAGCGGCAAGGTCTACTACGACCTGCTGGAAAAACGCCGTGCCGAAGGCCGTGAAGATATCGCCATCGTGCGTATCGAGCAGCTGTACCCATTCCCTGAGGACGACTTGAAAGAAGTCCTGGCTCCATACACCAACGTCAAGAATGCCGTTTGGTGTCAGGAAGAGCCGATGAACCAGGGCGCCTGGTACTGCAGCCAGCACCACTTGCGTCGCAGCATCGGGAACCTCGACAAGTCTCTCGTACTTGAGTACGCGGGCCGTGAGGCTTCTGCTGCCCCAGCTTGTGGTTACGCATCGATGCACGCCGAGCAGCAGGAAAAACTCCTGCAAGACGCGTTTACCATTTAA
- the odhB gene encoding 2-oxoglutarate dehydrogenase complex dihydrolipoyllysine-residue succinyltransferase — protein sequence MAIEIKAPTFPESVADGTVATWHKKPGDAVKRDDLIVDIETDKVVLEVLATADGVLGAIVKNEGDTVLSDEVLGSIEAGGAAAAAPAAAAAPAAAAAAPAAAEGEDDPVAAPAARKLAEENGINIASVAGTGKGGRVTKEDVVAAVAAKKAAPAAAPAKAAAPSAAAPVFAAGDRIEKRVPMTRVRATVAKRLVEAQSNMAMLTTFNEVDMTEVMALRSKYKDLFEKSHNGVRLGFMSFFVKAATEALKRFPAVNASIDGGDIVYHGYADIGVAVSSDRGLVVPVLRNAELMSLAEIEGGIATFGKKARDGKLSMDEMTGGTFTITNGGTFGSMMSTPIVNPPQAAILGMHNIIQRPMAINGQVVIRPMMYLALSYDHRLIDGKEAVTFLVTIKNLLEDPARLLLDI from the coding sequence ATGGCTATCGAGATCAAAGCCCCCACTTTCCCGGAATCGGTTGCCGATGGCACCGTTGCCACCTGGCACAAAAAACCGGGCGACGCTGTCAAGCGCGACGATCTGATCGTCGACATCGAAACTGACAAAGTCGTACTGGAAGTTCTGGCTACCGCTGATGGCGTGCTGGGCGCAATCGTCAAGAACGAAGGCGACACCGTTCTGTCCGACGAAGTGCTGGGCTCCATCGAAGCGGGCGGCGCTGCTGCCGCAGCTCCAGCCGCCGCTGCTGCTCCGGCCGCAGCTGCCGCTGCCCCGGCTGCTGCTGAAGGCGAAGACGATCCTGTTGCTGCTCCTGCTGCGCGCAAGCTGGCTGAAGAAAACGGCATCAACATCGCTTCCGTTGCCGGCACCGGCAAAGGCGGTCGTGTGACCAAGGAAGACGTGGTTGCTGCTGTTGCTGCCAAGAAAGCCGCTCCGGCTGCCGCGCCTGCCAAGGCTGCTGCTCCATCGGCTGCCGCTCCTGTGTTTGCTGCTGGCGACCGCATCGAGAAGCGCGTACCGATGACCCGCGTGCGTGCCACCGTGGCCAAGCGTCTGGTTGAAGCGCAGTCGAACATGGCGATGCTGACCACTTTCAACGAAGTCGACATGACTGAAGTCATGGCCCTGCGTTCGAAGTACAAGGATCTGTTCGAGAAGTCCCACAACGGCGTACGCCTGGGCTTCATGTCGTTCTTCGTGAAAGCGGCCACCGAAGCGCTGAAACGCTTCCCGGCTGTCAACGCGTCGATCGACGGCGGCGACATCGTTTACCACGGTTACGCGGACATCGGCGTTGCCGTTTCCAGCGACCGTGGCCTGGTTGTTCCGGTTCTGCGTAACGCCGAGCTGATGAGCCTGGCTGAAATCGAAGGCGGCATCGCAACATTCGGCAAAAAAGCCCGTGACGGCAAACTGTCGATGGACGAGATGACCGGTGGTACCTTCACCATCACCAACGGTGGTACCTTCGGTTCGATGATGTCGACCCCGATCGTCAACCCGCCGCAGGCAGCGATTCTGGGCATGCACAACATCATCCAGCGTCCTATGGCCATCAACGGTCAGGTCGTTATCCGTCCGATGATGTACCTGGCACTGTCCTACGATCACCGTCTGATCGATGGCAAAGAAGCTGTGACCTTCCTGGTGACCATCAAGAACCTGCTGGAAGATCCGGCTCGTCTGTTGCTGGATATCTAA